The proteins below come from a single Caulobacter segnis ATCC 21756 genomic window:
- the uraH gene encoding hydroxyisourate hydrolase has product MSGLTTHILDQAAGRPAAGVAVRVSWREGEALSPVAELRTDADGRARLIDGEALAVGGYRLEFSIGDHFKASGLPVTDPPFLDVVVIDFAVSNTAQHWHVPLLVSPYGYSTYRGS; this is encoded by the coding sequence ATGAGCGGATTGACGACACACATCCTCGACCAGGCGGCGGGCAGGCCGGCGGCGGGCGTCGCGGTGCGCGTCTCGTGGCGCGAGGGCGAGGCCCTGTCGCCGGTCGCCGAACTGCGCACCGACGCCGATGGTCGGGCGCGCCTGATCGATGGCGAGGCCCTGGCGGTCGGCGGCTATCGCCTGGAGTTTTCGATCGGCGACCACTTCAAGGCCTCGGGCCTGCCGGTCACTGATCCGCCGTTCCTGGATGTGGTGGTGATCGATTTCGCCGTCTCGAACACCGCGCAGCACTGGCACGTGCCGCTGCTGGTCTCGCCCTACGGCTATTCCACCTACCGGGGCAGCTGA
- the xdhA gene encoding xanthine dehydrogenase small subunit, whose translation MGEVIRFLLDGQVQEVRGANPTTTLLEHLRGPMRRTGTKEGCAEGDCGSCTVLVGEAEGDTVAWRAVNACIQFLPMLHGKALMTVESLVKDDALHPVQEAMVEKHGSQCGFCTPGIVMSLYGRAVGAKGADAPVGEVLAGNLCRCTGYGPIIEVAKAVTAEAAPAVDLAAVRDETMLALSFEDEVHGVTRTWLSPRTLDELAQAYLQHPDATIVAGATDVGLWVTKQRRPLPTLISVSEVAELKAIEETPDELRIGAGVRYVDAIDVLARLYPDLGVMMRRLGSTQVRNSGTIGGNIANGSPIGDMPPALIAAEATLVLRRGNERRELPLEAFFLEYGKQDRRPGEFVEAVVVPKLPVGRIFKVFKLSKRFDQDISAVCGAFSIAVEDGVVTDARIAFGGMAGTPKRAKACEAALVGQSWSEATVEAAMAALETDYAPMSDMRASATYRALAARNMLRKVFLESLSPDLETRVIPESAHG comes from the coding sequence ATGGGCGAGGTGATCCGTTTCCTGCTGGACGGCCAGGTGCAGGAGGTGCGCGGGGCCAATCCCACCACCACCCTGCTGGAACACCTGCGCGGCCCCATGCGCCGCACAGGCACCAAGGAAGGCTGCGCCGAGGGCGACTGCGGCTCGTGCACCGTCTTGGTCGGCGAGGCGGAGGGGGACACGGTCGCCTGGCGGGCGGTCAACGCCTGCATCCAGTTCCTGCCCATGCTGCACGGCAAGGCGCTGATGACGGTGGAGAGCCTGGTCAAGGACGATGCGCTGCATCCGGTCCAAGAGGCCATGGTCGAGAAGCACGGCTCGCAATGCGGCTTCTGCACGCCCGGGATCGTCATGTCGCTTTATGGCCGCGCGGTCGGAGCCAAAGGCGCGGACGCGCCGGTCGGCGAGGTGCTGGCCGGCAACCTGTGCCGCTGCACCGGCTATGGCCCAATCATCGAGGTCGCAAAGGCTGTGACGGCCGAGGCCGCGCCGGCGGTCGATCTGGCCGCCGTGCGTGACGAGACCATGCTGGCGCTGAGCTTCGAGGACGAGGTCCACGGCGTGACGCGGACATGGCTGTCGCCGCGAACGCTCGACGAGCTGGCGCAAGCCTATCTGCAGCACCCCGACGCCACGATCGTCGCCGGAGCGACCGATGTCGGCCTCTGGGTCACCAAGCAGCGGCGGCCGCTGCCGACCCTGATCAGCGTGTCCGAGGTGGCGGAGCTCAAGGCGATCGAGGAGACGCCCGACGAGCTGCGGATCGGCGCGGGCGTCCGCTATGTCGACGCGATCGATGTGCTGGCTCGGCTCTATCCGGACCTGGGCGTGATGATGCGGCGGCTGGGCTCGACCCAGGTGCGCAACAGCGGCACGATCGGCGGCAACATCGCCAATGGCTCGCCGATCGGCGACATGCCGCCGGCCCTGATCGCGGCCGAGGCGACCCTGGTCCTGCGGCGTGGGAACGAGCGGCGCGAACTGCCGCTGGAGGCCTTCTTCCTCGAGTACGGCAAGCAGGATCGGCGACCTGGCGAGTTCGTCGAGGCGGTCGTGGTTCCGAAGCTTCCGGTGGGACGGATCTTCAAGGTCTTCAAGCTGTCCAAGCGGTTCGACCAGGACATCTCGGCGGTCTGCGGCGCGTTCTCGATCGCGGTCGAGGATGGTGTCGTGACGGACGCGCGCATCGCCTTCGGCGGCATGGCCGGGACGCCCAAGCGCGCCAAAGCCTGCGAGGCGGCCCTGGTCGGTCAGTCCTGGAGCGAGGCGACGGTCGAGGCGGCGATGGCCGCCCTGGAGACCGACTACGCGCCGATGAGCGACATGCGCGCCTCGGCGACCTACCGCGCCCTGGCCGCGCGCAACATGCTGCGCAAGGTGTTCCTGGAGAGCCTATCGCCCGATCTCGAAACCCGCGTCATTCCGGAGAGCGCCCATGGCTGA